A stretch of the Flavobacterium sp. 5 genome encodes the following:
- the ygiD gene encoding 4,5-DOPA dioxygenase extradiol, translating to MNTLNDLHTISSTFSNTDKMPVLFLGHGSPMNAIEENQFVTGFRNIAKTLPKPNAILCISAHWFTNGTKVTAMEKPRTIHDFGGFPQELFDVQYSPEGSPELATLTQDLLLPTVVELDHHWGLDHGAWSVIKHLYPDADIPVIQMSIDYTKSGQYHFELAQKLSALRTKGILIVGSGNIIHNLRMVDFRNINTDNYGYDWAVEARANINDYLLDGNFQPLIDFEKQSKAFQLSIPTPEHYLPLIYTLGLKGKQEELSLFNDKLVAGSLSMTSVRISN from the coding sequence ATGAATACACTAAACGATTTACATACTATTTCAAGCACTTTTTCGAATACAGATAAAATGCCTGTTTTGTTTTTAGGACACGGAAGTCCAATGAACGCTATTGAAGAAAATCAGTTTGTAACTGGTTTTCGAAATATAGCAAAAACATTGCCCAAGCCAAATGCTATTCTATGTATTTCAGCACATTGGTTTACAAATGGCACCAAAGTGACGGCTATGGAAAAACCTAGAACAATTCACGATTTTGGAGGATTTCCACAAGAATTATTTGATGTACAATATTCTCCAGAAGGAAGTCCAGAATTAGCTACATTAACACAAGATTTATTATTACCAACGGTTGTAGAATTAGACCATCATTGGGGTTTGGATCACGGTGCTTGGAGTGTAATTAAACATTTATATCCAGATGCTGATATTCCTGTAATTCAGATGAGTATCGATTATACAAAATCAGGTCAATATCATTTTGAATTAGCTCAAAAATTAAGCGCTCTACGTACCAAAGGTATCCTAATCGTAGGCAGTGGAAATATCATTCATAACTTGCGGATGGTCGATTTTAGAAACATTAATACTGATAATTATGGTTATGATTGGGCTGTTGAAGCCAGAGCGAATATAAATGATTATTTACTTGATGGTAATTTTCAACCGCTTATTGATTTTGAAAAACAGAGCAAAGCATTTCAGTTATCAATTCCAACTCCTGAACATTATTTACCACTAATTTATACTTTGGGACTGAAAGGAAAACAAGAGGAATTGAGCCTGTTTAATGATAAATTAGTCGCAGGGTCATTGAGTATGACTTCGGTAAGGATTTCGAATTAA
- a CDS encoding ATP-dependent RecD-like DNA helicase, with protein MNSSSFYSLLQKKFPFAPTYNQDIFFQKIAIFLTDAHDDTIFVLKGYAGTGKTTVISTIVNSLLDINKKYVLLAPTGRAAKVIANYSNKPAFTIHKKIYFPKKNSGGGVSFTLQQNKHKNTIFIVDEASMISDTISDSKLYENGSLLDDLISYVYSGTNCKMILLGDTAQLPPVNLDISPALDIHTLGLNYNKEVEYIELDEVMRQEENSGILHNATELRELLKDSFISEFKFNVRKFKDIVRLVDGYDIQDAIHSAYSNFSIEDTAFIVRSNKRANQYNEQIRTKILDKESELSTGDFLMVVKNNYFWLKDSDEAGFIANGDIIEVLEMFGIKELYGFKFAKVKIRMIDYPDQKPFETVLLMDTIKSESPSLTFEESNRLYQEVMKDYESETTKYKKFQKVKENEYFNALQVKFSYAITCHKSQGGQWNTVFIEQPYLPNGIDRDYIRWLYTAMTRAKNKLYLIGFKDDSFVE; from the coding sequence ATGAATTCCTCCTCTTTTTATAGCCTTTTACAGAAAAAATTTCCCTTTGCACCGACATATAATCAGGATATTTTTTTTCAAAAAATCGCCATTTTTTTGACAGATGCTCATGATGACACCATTTTTGTCTTGAAAGGATATGCAGGTACAGGAAAAACTACCGTTATTTCGACAATTGTAAACAGTTTATTAGATATTAATAAAAAGTATGTTTTACTCGCTCCAACCGGGCGTGCAGCCAAAGTAATTGCCAATTATTCGAACAAACCGGCTTTTACCATTCATAAAAAAATATACTTTCCAAAGAAAAACTCTGGTGGAGGCGTTTCATTTACTTTACAACAAAACAAACATAAAAACACCATTTTTATAGTCGATGAAGCCTCGATGATTTCTGATACTATTTCAGATTCCAAATTATACGAAAACGGTTCGCTACTCGATGATTTGATCTCTTATGTATATTCAGGAACCAATTGCAAAATGATTCTTTTGGGAGATACCGCACAATTACCGCCGGTAAATTTGGATATAAGTCCAGCTCTTGATATTCACACTTTGGGATTGAATTACAACAAAGAAGTCGAATATATCGAACTCGATGAAGTAATGCGTCAAGAAGAAAACTCAGGTATTTTACATAATGCTACAGAATTGAGAGAATTATTAAAAGACAGTTTTATATCAGAATTCAAGTTCAATGTTCGAAAATTTAAAGACATTGTGCGATTAGTAGATGGCTACGATATTCAGGATGCTATTCATTCTGCTTATAGTAATTTTAGTATCGAAGACACAGCCTTCATTGTTCGTTCCAATAAAAGAGCTAATCAATACAATGAGCAAATTAGAACCAAAATCCTTGATAAAGAAAGTGAGTTATCTACAGGCGATTTCTTGATGGTGGTTAAGAATAATTATTTTTGGCTAAAAGACTCAGATGAAGCCGGATTTATTGCCAATGGAGATATAATTGAAGTTTTAGAAATGTTTGGAATTAAAGAATTATATGGTTTTAAATTTGCCAAAGTAAAAATCCGAATGATTGATTATCCAGATCAAAAGCCTTTTGAAACTGTACTTTTGATGGATACAATAAAAAGTGAATCTCCGTCTTTAACTTTCGAAGAGTCCAACAGATTGTACCAAGAAGTGATGAAAGACTATGAAAGCGAAACAACCAAATATAAAAAGTTTCAGAAAGTAAAGGAAAATGAGTATTTCAACGCATTACAAGTTAAGTTCTCTTATGCTATTACCTGTCATAAATCGCAAGGAGGGCAATGGAATACTGTCTTTATAGAACAACCCTATTTACCCAACGGTATTGACAGAGATTATATTAGGTGGCTATACACGGCTATGACAAGAGCAAAAAATAAGTTATATTTGATAGGATTTAAAGATGATAGTTTTGTGGAATAA
- a CDS encoding DUF3822 family protein, with amino-acid sequence MNTNITDKKYKKLSLQVSLTGLSFCSFDTLHNRIVSINEIQFDTFHKSTKIEELFSDAFKNYPELSDSYDEIQVIHNNNLSTFVPTALFDENFLGSYLQYNTKVFETDFFAFDEINNYQMNAVYIPYVNINNFFIDQFGAFDYKHANTILVSKLLDASKNNDTKKMIVHFNPGHFEIIVIQNQKLLLFNSFEYKTPEDFIYYLLFTAEQLNMNPESFRLELLGAISEEDDFYNIAFKYIRNVSFLDVTDLQKNNAFSAGQNLQHFILFNS; translated from the coding sequence ATGAATACTAATATAACCGATAAAAAATACAAAAAACTTTCGCTTCAAGTTTCCTTGACGGGACTTTCTTTTTGTAGTTTTGACACGCTTCATAACCGAATTGTGTCCATAAATGAAATTCAGTTTGATACGTTTCATAAATCAACTAAGATTGAGGAATTGTTTTCGGATGCTTTTAAAAATTATCCAGAGTTGAGTGATAGTTATGATGAGATCCAGGTGATTCACAATAATAATCTTTCAACATTTGTGCCTACTGCCCTATTTGATGAAAATTTCCTTGGAAGTTATTTACAGTACAATACCAAAGTTTTTGAAACCGATTTTTTTGCATTTGATGAAATCAATAACTATCAAATGAATGCGGTTTATATTCCTTACGTAAACATCAATAATTTTTTCATAGACCAATTTGGGGCTTTTGATTACAAGCATGCCAATACCATTTTGGTTTCCAAGCTTTTGGATGCTTCTAAAAACAATGATACTAAAAAAATGATTGTTCATTTTAATCCTGGACATTTTGAGATTATTGTCATTCAGAATCAAAAACTGCTTTTATTCAATTCATTCGAATACAAAACTCCAGAGGATTTTATTTATTACTTGCTTTTTACAGCAGAACAATTGAATATGAATCCCGAAAGTTTTAGACTTGAATTATTAGGAGCAATTTCTGAAGAAGATGATTTTTATAACATCGCTTTCAAATACATTCGAAATGTATCCTTTCTTGATGTAACTGATTTACAAAAAAATAACGCCTTTTCAGCAGGGCAAAATCTGCAACATTTTATACTTTTTAACTCATGA
- a CDS encoding RsmD family RNA methyltransferase has protein sequence MRIISGKYKGRRIFPPKGLPVRPTTDMSKEALFNVLNNHFSFEGLKVLDLFSGTGNISYEFASRGSSPITSVDGDFGCVKFIKQVAAEYDFNIAATKSDVFAFIEKSKTTYDIIFADPPYGLDQKIFEKIVLSIFEKGLLNEEGMMIIEHSKYTKLDHLINFSFQKSYGGSIFSFFELDGAIEEEIDDESNKKSTEDDED, from the coding sequence ATGAGAATCATATCTGGAAAATACAAAGGAAGACGCATTTTTCCGCCAAAAGGCTTACCCGTTCGACCTACAACCGATATGAGTAAAGAAGCATTGTTTAATGTTTTGAACAACCATTTTAGTTTTGAAGGTTTGAAAGTACTGGATTTGTTTTCTGGAACAGGAAATATAAGTTATGAGTTTGCTTCAAGAGGAAGTTCTCCAATAACCTCTGTCGATGGAGATTTTGGTTGTGTGAAATTCATCAAACAAGTCGCTGCTGAATATGATTTTAATATTGCAGCTACCAAAAGTGATGTGTTTGCTTTTATAGAAAAAAGTAAAACAACTTACGATATTATTTTTGCGGATCCTCCTTATGGTTTAGATCAAAAAATATTTGAAAAGATTGTTCTGTCTATTTTCGAAAAAGGATTACTCAATGAGGAAGGTATGATGATTATAGAACATTCTAAATATACCAAACTAGATCACTTGATAAATTTCTCTTTCCAGAAAAGTTATGGGGGATCTATTTTTAGCTTCTTTGAATTGGATGGAGCAATTGAGGAAGAAATAGATGATGAATCAAATAAAAAAAGTACTGAAGACGACGAAGATTAA
- a CDS encoding 2OG-Fe(II) oxygenase family protein, with amino-acid sequence MINNFETLISTYIENRVGISEHFLSNDLANNLKQNLKTLNDNSKLAMAGIGNSEKLAFNGAIRSDSIYWLDKKHNNQFENEFFLQIEAFISYLNESCYAGITGYEFHYSLYETGDFYLKHLDQFKNNPSRKYSMISYLNSDWQESDGGELLIHQLNNNQKISPTQGKTVFFKSDELVHEVLVTQNTRMSITGWLKSDY; translated from the coding sequence ATGATAAATAATTTTGAGACTTTAATTTCGACTTATATAGAAAATAGAGTAGGAATATCGGAACATTTTTTAAGTAATGATTTGGCTAATAACCTAAAACAGAACTTAAAAACATTAAATGATAATAGCAAATTAGCTATGGCTGGAATTGGAAATTCTGAAAAGCTTGCATTTAATGGCGCCATTCGCAGTGATTCAATTTATTGGCTGGATAAAAAACACAACAATCAATTCGAAAATGAATTTTTTCTGCAAATAGAAGCATTTATAAGCTATCTCAATGAAAGTTGTTATGCTGGAATCACTGGTTATGAATTTCATTATTCACTATATGAAACTGGAGATTTTTATTTAAAGCATTTGGATCAATTCAAAAATAACCCAAGCCGAAAATACTCTATGATTAGTTATTTAAATAGTGATTGGCAAGAAAGTGATGGAGGAGAGTTGCTCATTCATCAATTGAATAACAATCAAAAAATAAGTCCAACTCAAGGTAAAACAGTTTTTTTTAAAAGTGATGAACTTGTACATGAGGTTTTGGTCACTCAAAATACAAGAATGAGTATTACTGGCTGGCTCAAGAGTGATTATTAG
- a CDS encoding AAA family ATPase codes for MEIENIKTLGELRKSGYETKGIKDELRHNLREKIKSGLPTFEGIHGFENTVIPELERAILSRHNINLLGLRGQAKTRLARKMVELLDEYIPFVTGSEINDDPFQPLSRFAKDIITDKGDDTPISWLHRSDRFFEKLATPDVTVADLIGDVDPIKAANLKLSYADDRVIHFGMIPRANRCIFVINELPDLQARIQVALFNILQEGDIQIRGFKLRMPLDMQFVFTANPEDYTNRGSIVTPLKDRIGSQILTHYPETIKNARTITTQEAKLDSNQVDLVHIPSLAKDLLEQISFEARESEFIDNKSGVSARLSITAYENLLSTAERRALRLGSEHTTLRLSDFMGIIPSITGKVELVYEGEQEGAAVVAQHLIGDAIRTFFPAYFPKIEKLEKQDQKTAYSDLLDWFFTESGFELLDDCTDADYKSILDSITPLDKLIKKYQPDLPKEDTYFMKEFVLWGLVEYKKLSKDRFSEGYQFKDTFGSYISRL; via the coding sequence ATGGAAATTGAAAATATAAAGACATTAGGAGAATTAAGAAAATCTGGATATGAAACTAAAGGAATCAAAGACGAATTACGTCATAATTTAAGAGAGAAAATTAAATCAGGATTACCCACTTTTGAAGGAATACATGGTTTTGAAAACACTGTTATTCCTGAGTTGGAGCGAGCTATATTATCTCGCCATAATATTAATTTATTAGGACTTCGTGGTCAGGCAAAAACAAGATTAGCACGTAAAATGGTTGAGTTATTGGATGAGTATATCCCATTTGTAACTGGTTCCGAAATAAATGATGATCCATTTCAGCCGTTATCCCGTTTTGCAAAAGATATCATTACAGATAAAGGCGATGATACTCCAATTTCATGGTTACACCGAAGCGATCGATTTTTCGAGAAACTTGCAACTCCAGATGTAACTGTCGCCGATTTAATTGGTGATGTAGATCCTATAAAAGCAGCAAATTTAAAGTTGTCTTACGCCGATGACCGAGTGATTCATTTTGGAATGATTCCAAGAGCCAACCGTTGTATTTTTGTCATTAATGAATTGCCCGATCTTCAAGCTCGTATTCAAGTAGCTTTATTTAATATCCTGCAAGAAGGTGATATACAAATTAGAGGGTTTAAATTAAGAATGCCTCTTGATATGCAGTTTGTGTTTACTGCAAATCCCGAAGATTATACTAATAGAGGCAGTATAGTAACACCGCTTAAAGATAGAATTGGCTCACAAATCCTGACACATTATCCGGAAACCATCAAAAATGCGCGAACTATTACGACTCAAGAAGCTAAGTTGGATTCAAACCAGGTCGATTTAGTACATATTCCTTCTTTGGCCAAGGATTTATTAGAACAAATCAGTTTTGAAGCTAGAGAAAGTGAATTTATTGATAATAAAAGTGGAGTGAGTGCTCGTTTAAGCATAACTGCTTACGAAAATTTATTGAGTACTGCGGAACGACGTGCTTTACGATTGGGATCAGAACATACAACATTACGTTTGTCAGATTTTATGGGAATCATTCCATCGATTACTGGTAAAGTAGAATTAGTTTATGAGGGAGAACAGGAAGGAGCTGCAGTTGTAGCACAACACTTAATTGGAGATGCAATCCGTACTTTTTTCCCAGCTTATTTCCCTAAAATTGAAAAATTAGAAAAGCAAGATCAAAAAACAGCTTATTCTGATTTATTAGATTGGTTTTTTACAGAAAGTGGTTTTGAATTATTAGACGATTGTACCGATGCCGATTATAAATCTATTCTGGACAGTATAACTCCTTTGGATAAATTAATAAAAAAATATCAGCCCGATTTACCAAAAGAAGACACTTATTTTATGAAAGAATTTGTTCTTTGGGGATTGGTAGAATACAAGAAACTGAGCAAAGATAGATTTTCTGAAGGTTATCAATTTAAAGATACATTCGGTAGTTATATAAGCAGATTATAA
- a CDS encoding VWA domain-containing protein, producing MNDTVKKGFYFKTYEAPFQSPFDKLFAIFKELITHTSGDFDEAINWLRELDKEYKLTDSSYTIDDFIEDLKKKGYIREELKDDGTSGTGITAKTERAIRQQALDTIFGNLKKSGTGNHKTKHVGNGDEHTGEFREFHFGDGLERISLTESLRNAQINNGVADFILTENDLVVEETQYKSQMSTVLMIDISHSMILYGEDRITPAKKVAMALAELITTRYPKDTLDILVFGNDAWKITIQDLPYLKVGPYHTNTVAGLQLAMDLLRRKKNTNKQIFMITDGKPSCVIEKDGSYYMNSNGLDQYIVDKCYTQAQQARKLHIPITTFMIANDPYLQKFVDHFTEANQGKAFYTGLKGLGEMIFQDYETN from the coding sequence ATGAACGATACAGTTAAAAAAGGATTTTATTTTAAGACTTACGAAGCTCCATTTCAATCACCATTTGATAAACTCTTTGCTATTTTCAAGGAACTTATCACGCACACTTCTGGTGATTTTGATGAAGCTATCAATTGGTTACGCGAATTGGACAAAGAATACAAACTAACTGATTCATCCTATACTATCGATGACTTTATTGAGGATTTAAAGAAAAAAGGATACATCCGAGAAGAACTCAAAGATGACGGAACATCTGGGACCGGAATAACTGCAAAAACAGAGCGTGCCATTAGACAACAAGCTTTGGATACTATTTTTGGAAATTTAAAAAAATCAGGGACAGGTAATCACAAAACAAAGCACGTAGGTAATGGTGACGAACATACAGGAGAGTTTCGGGAGTTTCATTTTGGAGATGGTTTAGAACGTATTTCGCTTACAGAAAGTTTACGAAATGCCCAAATAAATAATGGTGTAGCCGATTTTATTCTTACCGAAAATGATTTAGTTGTTGAAGAAACTCAGTATAAATCTCAAATGAGTACAGTTCTGATGATTGATATAAGTCACAGTATGATCCTTTATGGTGAAGATCGAATTACTCCAGCAAAAAAAGTAGCTATGGCCTTGGCCGAATTAATAACTACTCGTTATCCCAAAGATACACTGGACATATTAGTTTTTGGAAATGATGCCTGGAAGATTACTATTCAGGATTTACCATATTTAAAAGTTGGTCCTTATCACACCAATACCGTTGCTGGTTTACAATTGGCAATGGATTTGCTGAGACGAAAAAAAAATACTAATAAGCAAATTTTCATGATTACCGATGGAAAACCCAGCTGTGTAATAGAGAAAGATGGCTCATATTACATGAACAGTAATGGCTTGGATCAATACATCGTAGATAAATGCTATACTCAGGCTCAACAAGCAAGAAAACTACATATCCCGATAACCACTTTTATGATCGCTAATGATCCTTATTTGCAAAAATTTGTAGACCATTTTACAGAAGCAAATCAAGGAAAGGCTTTTTATACTGGCTTAAAAGGTTTGGGTGAAATGATTTTTCAAGATTATGAAACGAATTAA
- a CDS encoding META domain-containing protein, with the protein MKKAIQLLVIALFFICCKTNSSAPKIVENNEPTFAYKQQIENLEKGIYFRANGNEPDWSLKISEKTIEFASSKQGYEALNGNHVEPIRGIDANVKMYQVSTEAGTMTIQIMQQECVNKMSGDKSSYSVQIEILKKNQSIHLLGCGNYITDPRLHDIWVLEKLNGENVTVENFTKELPNLEINSTTNTFMGFSGCNKMGGSIFFEKGLLRFTNVVTTEMACRENNKEAIFLKALQSTTNYKVENLRLTLANPSGSELVFRKVD; encoded by the coding sequence ATGAAAAAAGCAATTCAATTACTAGTAATCGCTTTGTTTTTCATTTGTTGTAAAACAAATTCATCAGCTCCAAAAATAGTTGAAAATAATGAACCTACTTTTGCATATAAACAGCAAATAGAAAATTTAGAAAAGGGAATTTATTTTAGGGCAAATGGAAATGAACCCGATTGGAGTTTAAAAATATCTGAAAAAACTATTGAATTTGCTTCTTCGAAACAAGGTTATGAAGCTTTGAATGGTAACCATGTTGAACCAATTCGTGGTATAGATGCTAATGTCAAAATGTATCAAGTTTCTACAGAAGCAGGCACTATGACAATCCAAATCATGCAACAAGAATGCGTAAATAAGATGTCAGGTGATAAATCTTCTTATTCAGTTCAAATAGAAATTCTAAAAAAAAATCAATCAATACATTTATTAGGGTGCGGAAATTATATTACCGATCCTCGTTTGCATGATATTTGGGTTTTAGAAAAACTTAATGGAGAAAATGTTACTGTAGAGAACTTCACAAAAGAATTACCCAATCTTGAAATAAACAGTACTACCAATACATTTATGGGATTTTCAGGTTGCAATAAAATGGGAGGGAGTATTTTTTTCGAAAAAGGATTACTTCGATTTACTAATGTTGTAACTACTGAAATGGCTTGTAGAGAAAATAACAAAGAAGCTATTTTTCTAAAAGCTTTGCAAAGTACTACTAATTATAAAGTTGAAAATTTACGATTAACACTTGCTAACCCATCTGGAAGTGAATTGGTTTTCAGAAAAGTAGATTAA
- a CDS encoding YchJ family protein — MASENCYCGAAKPFDVCCNLYINGIQKVPTALALMKSRYSAYATHQADYLLATTHSSERKHYSREEILKWATSNQWQKLEIISATENTVEFKAYFKDENNVSQVHYEFSNFKKENDIWFYVDGKFK; from the coding sequence ATGGCTTCTGAAAATTGCTATTGTGGTGCTGCTAAACCTTTTGATGTGTGTTGTAATCTTTATATCAATGGAATTCAAAAAGTTCCAACAGCTTTAGCTTTAATGAAATCTAGATATTCCGCCTATGCAACACATCAGGCAGATTATTTATTAGCAACTACACACAGTTCTGAAAGAAAACATTATTCCCGAGAGGAAATTTTAAAATGGGCTACTTCCAATCAATGGCAAAAACTTGAAATTATTTCGGCTACCGAAAATACAGTAGAATTTAAAGCTTATTTTAAAGACGAGAATAATGTAAGTCAAGTACATTATGAATTTTCTAACTTTAAAAAGGAAAATGACATTTGGTTTTATGTAGATGGAAAGTTTAAATAA
- a CDS encoding PAS domain S-box protein, translated as MQTVLENLHQNIDQNLKSCYTSTLTLALTINDNGIPENFESISSQLLASNKCISAVQLVPNGIIKYVFPFQENQFALNLNILKNPSLKKEALKSIINKRMYFAGPLYLKQGGIGIVGRLPVYKKNKFWGFSAVIIKLENLLKISGINTIDTSKYYFQFSKVNPNTNKEDFFLPFRRENFNNKQISIRIPDGNWKLYLIAKKQTNNYSVLYLPSILGFTLSLLFGTLITILLDRPRRLQQLVDIQEEMILNSQIKFKTIFDQAPVGIALIRKDTGGFIEVNKKFCALIGYSEQEMKLKNYKSITHPKDLIINKSVSGELIDKNDTDYSLKKRYITKNGNTVWANLIVSSLFSVNENLNTNIAIIEDITLQKQILDNLKDSEKQFKSLFKNSPIPLWEVDMSLVKNHLNDLNLIAKEPIFVANYLKEHPEVTNECFSLIKIISVNYKCLQLLNIKTKRMLAYNLKMVVDNDTLIDFNKQLIAITQSNNQLTYDSKIKNSNGESIDINFRWNAVLGHEKTMDRIIISTEDITFRKNNEKMIIDSQQKVESLINAIDGIVWECNIETFSFTFVSKKVEQILGYTSEEWISDPNFWGNHIHPEDRTWALEYCETKTKENLNHDFEYRMICKDGSVIWMRDMVNLVFQEGKAVGLHGIMIDITKSKNIENDLNNSFNLVSRQNERLLNFSYIISHNLRSHTSNIASIVTLIKEAETEQEKKELMDLLVSVSDLLNETMVHLNEVINIRTNISLVIESLNLKECVDNVMKIFSKQILLREVSIINLIPEDLIINYNPAYLESTLYNLISNAIRYSHPDRKPNIILEWITKKNKNFLQISDNGIGIDLEKYGNKIFGLYKTFTNDRTSKGVGLFITKNQIEAMGGTISVESKLNHGATFKIEII; from the coding sequence ATGCAAACTGTTCTCGAAAATTTACATCAAAATATTGATCAAAATTTAAAAAGTTGTTATACATCTACTCTTACGTTAGCCTTAACAATTAATGACAATGGAATTCCTGAGAATTTTGAATCTATAAGTTCACAACTCTTGGCTTCTAACAAGTGTATTAGTGCTGTTCAATTGGTACCAAATGGAATTATTAAATACGTTTTCCCTTTCCAAGAAAATCAATTTGCTTTAAATCTAAATATTTTAAAAAATCCAAGTCTTAAAAAAGAAGCTTTAAAATCTATTATTAATAAAAGAATGTATTTTGCTGGACCTTTATATTTAAAACAAGGAGGCATTGGAATTGTTGGACGATTACCTGTTTACAAAAAAAATAAATTTTGGGGATTCTCAGCTGTCATTATTAAATTAGAAAATTTATTAAAAATATCTGGAATCAATACAATTGACACTAGTAAATACTATTTTCAGTTTTCAAAAGTAAATCCGAATACCAATAAAGAAGATTTTTTTCTTCCTTTTCGAAGAGAAAATTTTAATAACAAACAAATTTCTATAAGAATCCCTGATGGAAATTGGAAGTTATATCTTATTGCTAAAAAACAAACTAATAATTATTCGGTTCTATATCTTCCTTCTATTCTAGGTTTTACTTTATCATTACTATTTGGAACTTTGATAACGATTTTATTAGATAGACCAAGAAGATTACAACAATTAGTTGATATTCAAGAAGAAATGATTTTAAATAGTCAAATAAAATTTAAAACTATTTTTGATCAAGCACCAGTAGGAATTGCTCTAATAAGAAAAGATACAGGGGGTTTTATAGAGGTTAATAAGAAATTTTGTGCATTGATTGGCTATTCTGAACAAGAAATGAAATTAAAAAATTATAAATCTATAACACATCCCAAAGACTTAATAATAAATAAATCAGTTTCTGGAGAATTAATAGATAAAAATGATACTGATTATTCTTTAAAAAAACGATACATAACTAAAAATGGAAATACTGTTTGGGCAAATTTAATTGTATCATCTCTTTTTAGTGTAAATGAAAATTTAAATACTAACATTGCAATTATTGAGGATATAACATTGCAAAAGCAAATTCTTGATAATCTTAAAGATAGTGAGAAACAATTTAAAAGTTTATTTAAAAACTCTCCTATTCCACTATGGGAGGTTGATATGTCTTTGGTAAAAAATCATCTTAATGATTTAAATTTAATTGCTAAAGAGCCAATATTTGTTGCTAACTATCTAAAAGAACACCCAGAAGTAACAAATGAATGTTTTTCTCTTATTAAAATTATTTCAGTAAATTATAAATGTTTACAGTTGCTTAATATAAAAACAAAGCGAATGCTGGCTTATAATTTAAAAATGGTAGTTGATAATGATACACTTATAGATTTTAACAAACAACTAATTGCTATTACACAAAGCAATAATCAGCTAACCTATGATTCTAAAATAAAAAACAGCAATGGAGAGTCTATAGATATTAATTTTAGATGGAATGCAGTTTTAGGGCATGAAAAAACAATGGATAGAATAATTATATCTACGGAGGATATTACTTTTAGAAAAAATAATGAAAAAATGATTATTGATTCACAGCAAAAAGTTGAGTCTCTTATCAATGCAATAGATGGAATCGTTTGGGAATGCAATATTGAAACCTTTTCATTTACTTTTGTCAGTAAAAAAGTTGAACAAATCTTAGGTTATACTTCAGAAGAATGGATTAGTGATCCCAATTTTTGGGGTAATCATATTCATCCCGAAGATAGAACATGGGCATTAGAATATTGTGAAACAAAAACCAAAGAAAATCTAAATCACGATTTTGAATATAGAATGATTTGTAAAGATGGGTCTGTAATTTGGATGCGTGATATGGTAAATCTTGTTTTTCAAGAAGGAAAAGCCGTCGGTCTTCATGGAATAATGATTGATATTACAAAATCTAAGAATATAGAAAATGATTTAAATAACTCATTCAATTTGGTCTCTAGACAAAATGAAAGGCTTTTAAATTTTTCTTATATAATTTCTCATAATTTAAGATCCCACACCAGTAATATTGCTTCAATTGTAACCTTGATTAAAGAAGCTGAAACAGAGCAAGAAAAAAAAGAATTAATGGATTTATTGGTGTCCGTTTCAGACTTACTTAACGAAACAATGGTTCATTTAAATGAGGTGATTAATATACGAACCAACATAAGCCTCGTAATAGAATCTTTGAATTTAAAAGAATGTGTAGACAATGTGATGAAAATATTTTCCAAACAAATTTTATTGAGAGAAGTTTCAATCATCAATTTGATACCAGAAGATTTAATAATCAATTATAATCCAGCTTATCTAGAAAGTACTCTATATAACCTTATTTCAAATGCAATTCGCTATAGTCATCCAGACAGAAAACCTAATATCATTTTAGAGTGGATCACAAAAAAGAATAAAAATTTCCTTCAAATTTCAGATAATGGTATAGGCATAGATTTAGAAAAATATGGAAATAAGATTTTTGGATTATACAAAACTTTTACTAATGATAGAACATCAAAAGGAGTTGGATTATTTATTACAAAAAATCAAATAGAAGCAATGGGAGGAACAATATCTGTTGAAAGCAAACTTAATCATGGCGCAACCTTTAAAATAGAAATTATATGA